Within Streptomyces antibioticus, the genomic segment AGCAGCGCGCCGAGGACGGTGACCTTGACCACGCTCGCCGAGTCGTAGGCGGTGGAGGCGCGCAGGGTGCAGGTGGTGTTCGTCGTGCGGTCGTAGAGGCCGACCGCGACCGTGCCCTTGCGGTTGGCCAGGGCGGCGGTGATGTCCTTCTTCAGCTTGGTGGCCAGGGCCGCCTTGCTCGACGTGCAGGTGACCGTGGGTGTGGCCGCCGAGGCGGGCGCGGCGGTGGCCACGCCGGTGATGAGGACGCCGGTGCCGAGAGCGGTGGCGACCAGTCCTCTTCTGCGTCGTGAAGTCCGGTGAGTCATGCCAAGGTGACGCACCAGTTCGTGGGAATGGTTGTACGAAAATTCCGTGCGCGTCGTCACGCGTCGGCGCCCGCGGCCGGCTCCGCGACCGACTCGCGTGGACAACGCACGGATTGCCGTTTCCCGTCATCCAATAGTCATGTTCAAGCCATGGACGCGTTCGCATGTTCATGTCACCCTCGCGTTGCCGCCTCCCTTCAACCCGCGTAGATGGGACCCCCACATGTCGGCGACAGCGACCCCCACACGACGCCGGAAACCGATGGCACTCGCCACCGTCACCCTCCTCGTCGGCCTCACCGTGCCCGCGCTCACCGCGACCCCCGCCGCGGCGACCACGACCGCCTACGACTCGACGTACTACAAGAACGCGGTCGGAAAGACCGGCACCAGCCTCAAGTCGTCCCTCCACACGATCATCAGCACCCAGACGAAGATCTCGTACTCCGCCGTCTGGAACGCCCTCAAGGCCACCGACCAGGACCCGAACAACAGCGGCAACGTGATCCTGCTCTACAGCGGTGTCTCACGCAGCAAGTCCCTCAACGGCGGTGACGTCGGCGACTGGAACCGCGAGCACACCTGGGCCAAGTCCCACGGCGACTTCGGCGAGGCGACCGGCCCCGGCACCGATCTGCACCACCTGCGCCCCGCCGACGTCCAGGTCAACAGCATCCGCGGCAACCTGGACTTCGACAACGGCGGCAGCTCCGTCACCAACGGCGGCGGCAGCAAGGTCGACTCCGACTCGTTCGAGCCCCGCGACGCCGACAAGGGCGACGTGGCCCGCATGATCCTCTACATGGCCGTCCGCTACGACGGCGGCGACGGCTTCGCCGACCTGGAGCCCAACGAGAAGGTCAACAACGGCAGCAACCCGTACATCGGCAAGCTCGCCGTCCTGAAGGCGTGGAACGAGCAGGACCCGCCGAGCGCCTTCGAGGAGCGCCGCAACCAGGTCATCTACGACACCTACCAGCACAACCGCAACCCGTTCATCGACCACCCGGAGTGGGTCGAGGCGATCTGGTAGCGGGGCCCCACTAGTCGAGATGCGTCGGCGCGAACATCCTTAGGACCGCCGGGAGTACGACCACCGACGGGCCCGGGGTCGCGAGGGCCTTCGTCAGGTCCGTCTCCAGGGTTTCCGGGGAGGTCAGGGCCGCCGGTACGCCGAAGGACTCCGCCAGGGTCACGAAGTCGGGGCGGGTGAGGTCCGTCGCCGTGGCCTCGCCGTAGGCGTCCGTCATGTACTCGCGGAGGATGCCGTAGCCGCCGTCGTCGACGATGAGCCAGGTGACGTCCAGGCCGTGCTGCCTGGCCGTCGCCAGCTCCGCGATCGAGTACAGGGCGCCGCCGTCGCCCGACACCGCGAGCACCGGGCGGGTCGGGTCGGCGACCGCCGCGCCGAGGGCCGCCGGGAAGGCGTAGCCGAGGCCGCCCGCGCCCTGGGCCGAGTGCATGTGGTTGGGGCCCTTCGCGTCGAAGGCCGACCAGGCCCAGTACGCGAGGATCGTCATGTCCCAGAAGGACGGGGAGTCGGCCGGCAGTGCTGTGCGGACGGACGCCAACACCTGTTGTTCCAGGGTGAGTTCCTGGGAAGCGATGCGTTCCGCGATCAGGGCGAGGACCTGCCGTACCCGGTCCGGCGCCAACTCGTCCTCCCGTTCCTCCACCGTCTCCAGCAGTGCCTGGAGGGCGAGGCGGGCGTCCGCGTGGATGCCGAGGGCGGGGTGGTTCGACTCCAGTTTGCCGAGGTCCGCCTCGATCTGGACGATCCGGCCCCGGGGCCAGAACGTGTGGTAGTTGGAGGAGAGTTCACCGAGCCCCGAGCCGACGACGAGGAGGACGTCCGCGTCCTCCAGGAAGTCTGTGGTGTGCCGGTCCTCCATCCAGGACTGGAGCGAGAGCGGATGCGTCCAGGGGAACGCCCCCTTGCCGCCGGGCGTGGTGACCACCGGCGCCTTCAACACCTCGGCCAGGCGCCGCAGTTTGCCCGAGGCGTCCGACCGTACGACCCCGCCGCCCGCGATGATCGCCGGGCGGGCCGCGTTGGACAGCAAGTGGGCCGCGACGGCGGTCAGTTCGGGGCGCGGCGGCAGTTCGTCGGGGAAGGCGTCGCCGCCCGTCACCACCGGGATCGACGTCGGCGCCACCAGCACGTCCTGCGGGATCTCCACCCACACCGGGCCGTGCGGCACGGTCAGCGCGGACTTCCAGGCCGCCTCGATCGCGGACGGGATCTGCGACTGGGCACGGACCGTGTGGACGGACTTCACCACACCCCGGAACGAGGCCGCCTGGTCCGGGAGTTCATGCAGATGTCCGTGGCGGCCGCCGCCCAGCCCGGCCGTCGGGACCTGGCTGCAGATCGCGAGCACCGGGGCGCTCGCGGCCGCCGCCTCCTGGAGCGCGGCCAGCGAGGTCAGCGCGCCCGGTCCCGTCGACAGCAGCAGCGGGGCCGCCTCGCCGGTGATCCGGCCGTACGCGTCCGCCGCGAACCCCGCGTTGTTCTCCACCCGGAGGCCGATGTACCGCAGGGTGGAGCGGCGCAGCGCGTCGAACACACCGAGCGCGTGCTGCCCGGGCAGGCCGAAGACGGTGGTGGCGCCGAGGCCGGCCAGGGTCTCCACGACCAGGTCTCCGCCCGTACGGCCGGGGGGCGGGTCGAGCGCGGCCTCCGTCTGGGCGGCCGTCGGGCGCAGTACCAGGTCGTGGTCGTGGGTCACTTCGCGCGGGCCTCGGCAATCTGGCGGGACATGATGGTGGTCAGCTCGTACGCCGTGTGGGACGCGGCCACCGAGGTGATCTCGGCGTGATCGTACGCCGGGGCCACCTCGACGACATCGGCCGAGACCAGGTTGCAGGAGGCCAGACCGCGCAGGATCTCCAGGAGTTCGCGGGAGGTCATGCCGCCCGCCTCCGGGGTGCCGGTGCCGGGCGCGTGCGCCGGGTCCAGGCAGTCGATGTCGATGGAGATGTACAGCGGCCGGTCCCCGATGCGCTGGCGGAGCTGGTCGGCGACCTCGTCGGCGCCGCGGCGGTAGATGTCCGCCGAGGTGACGATGCCGAAGCCCATCTTCTCGTCGTCGGTGAGGTCCTGCTTGCCGTAGAGCGGGCCGCGGGTGCCGACGTGGGAGAGCGCCTCGGTGTCGAGGATGCCCTCCTCCACGGCCCGGCGGAACGGCGTGCCGTGGGTGTACTCGGCGCCGAAGTAGGTGTCCCAGGTGTCGAGATGGGCGTCGAAGTGGAGCAGGGCCACCGGGCCGTGCTTCTTCGCCACCGACCGCAGCAGCGGCAGCGCGATGGTGTGGTCGCCGCCGAGGGTCATCAGCCGGGCGCCGGTGCCGAGCAGCTCGTCGGCGGCGGCCTCGATCGTCTCGACGGCCTCGTGGATGTTGAACGGGTTCACGGCGATGTCGCCGCCGTCCGCGACCTGGGCGAGGGCGAACGGGGAGGCGTCCTGCGCCGGGTTGTACGGCCGCAGCAGCCGGGACGCCTCGCGGATCGCGTTGCCGCCGAAGCGGGCGCCCGGCCGGTAGGAGACACCCGAGTCGAACGGCACACCCACCACGGCGACATCGGCGCGCCCGACCTCGTCCAGCCGGGGCAGCCGGGCGAACGTCGCAGGTCCGGCGTACCGCGGGACGCGGGAGGAGTCGACGGGGCCGCGGGGCGTCTCGTTGCCGCTCATGGTCGAATGCCTTCTTTCTTACGCTTGACAGCGTATGTACTACTTCTCGTACGACTTTACTGGGGAGCCGTGACCCGGCCGGGGAACGGCCTCGACCCTAGGTGGCCCCCGAGCGGCTGCGAAGTGTACGTTTCATCCACCCGAGGCACTCCGAGTGGAGGGTACGCACACAGGAATGCAGACTGGAATGCAGACTGGAATGCACACCGTGCCGGAGCCGTCCCCTCCGCCCACTCCCCCGGTGCCGCTCACCGCCCTGCTGGCCCGGGAGGACCTGGCGCTGCGGCAGATCGCCGGGCCCGCGGCCGCCGGCACGGTGCTGCACGGGGCGCACACCTCGGAGATGGCCGACCCGTACCCGTATCTGCTGGGCGGCGAACTGCTGCTGACGGCCGGGGTGCACATCCCGGAGGCGGCCGGGTCGGGCACCTACTTCGACGACTACGTCTCGCGGATCGTCGCGGCGGGCGGCGCGGCCCTCGGGTTCGGGGTGGCGCCGGTGCACGACACCGTGCCGTGGGCCCTGGTCGCCTCCTGCGAGACGTACGGGCTGCCGCTGCTCGAAGTGCCGCCGCGGACCACCTTCGCGGCGGTCGGCCGGGCGGTCTGGCAGCTCATGGAGCACGCCCGCACCGCCGAGCTGCGCCGGGTCACCGAGGCCCAGCAGAGCCTGGCCGCCGCCGCGTCCCGCCCCGACCCGGTCCCCGCGGTCCTGCACCGCCTCGCCCGGCATTTGGGCGGCCGGGCGGTGCTGTACGGGCCGGAGGGCGCGGAGATCGCGGCGGCGGGGCGGACCCGCGAGGGCTCGCCCCGGGCCCACGAAGACACCGACCGGACCGCCGACGACTCCCCCGACGCCCTCACCGCCCTCGCCCGTCTCCTCGTAGCCCGTGGCTCCGCCAGCGCCAGTGACACCACCCCCGCCGGGATCCATCTCACCGCGTACGCGCTCGGCGCCGGGCAGGGTTTCGTGCTCGGGGTGGCGGCCGGGCGGCGGGACCCGGGCGACCACACGATCGCCTCCGTCGCCGCCGTCCTGCTCTCCCTGCTCACCGGCGAGCAGCACAGCGGCTCGGGCGCCGCCCGCTCCTCCGCGCTGGTGCGGCTGCTGCTGGGCGACACGGCGGAGGACGTGGTGCCGCTGCTCGGCGGCGACCGCTGGCTGGTGGTGCACGCGCGTCCCGAGGAGCGGGCCCCGGACGCGCTCGCCGCCTCCGCGCTCGGCGCCGCCCTCGGGTCGCCGCTGGTCGACCTCGCCGGGGACGTCGTACGGGTGCTGGTGCCGGCCGGGCGGGAGCCGGGGCCGCAGCCGGGCTGGACGCTCGGGGTCAGCGCCGCCGTCGCCCCGGGTGGGTGGCGGGCCGCCGACACCCAGGCGGCGCGGGCGCTGGGCCGGGCCCGGGCCACCCGGACCGCGCTCGTGCGGTACGGCATCCGCGCGGCCCTCGCCGAACTGGTCCCGCCGGACGAGGCGGAGGCGCACGCGCGCGCCCTCCTCGCGCCCCTGGCGGACAACCCGGCGCTCACCGAGACCTTGCGCACCTGGCTGTCGCTGCACGGGAGCTGGGACCGTACGGCGGTGGCGCTGTCCGTGCACCGCAACACCGTGCGGCAGCGGATCGCGCGCTGTGCGGCCCTGCTCGGGACGGATCCAGACGACCCGGACGTCCGGATGGAGCTGTGGTTCGCGCTGCGCCGCGCCGAACGGTGACCCGGCGGCCACGGTGCGCAGTGACGCGCGTCCCAGCGCGCAGAACGGTGACGACGGTCACCGTGCGCTGGCCCACAATGGGTGCCATGCCGATACCCGGGACTCCCAGCCGCGCCGAGCTCGTCGACCACCTCGTGAAGACCCGTATCGCCGGGGACGTCGCGACCCCGCGCGAGAACAACCTCTCCCACTACCGCCAGCTCGCGAACGGCAACCGCCACTACTGGTTCGGCCTGGAGCTGGGCGACCGCTGGAGCGACGAGCAGGACGTGCTCGCGGTGATGGCGGAGCGGGTCGGGGTGAACGACGACCCGGAGTACCGCTACGGCCAGGACACCATCGACCCCGAGCTGACGGTCGACGGCCTGGAGCGCATGGCGGGCCGGCTGCGCAAGGCGGCCGAGGACCGGCAGCGGGTGCTGCTGGCCACCGGGCACCCGGGCGGGCTGCTGGACGTGCACCGGGCCACGGCCGCCGCGCTGCGGAAGGCCGGCTGCGAGATCGTCGTCATCCCGGAGGGGCTCCAGACGGACGAGGGGTACGTCTGGCAGCTCGCCGACGTGGCGGTCCTGGAGCACGGCGCGTCCCTGTGGCACACCCACTCGGGTGAGCCGATGAAGGCGATCCTGACCGGGCTCGAACGCTCCGGGCGCCCGCTGCCCGACCTGGTCGTGGCCGACCACGGCTGGGCGGGGTACGCCGGTCAGCACGGCGTGGACTCCGTGGGGTACGCCGACTCCAACGACCCGGCGCTGTTCGTCGCCGAGTCCGAGGGCACCGTCCAGGTGACGGTCCCGCTCGACGACCATGTGAAGAGCCCGCGCCACTACGACCCGATGACGGCGTACCTGCTGGCCCAGGCCGGACTGGACTAGCCCCGCAGGCCCCGGAAAGGCCCCGCGTCCCTCAGTCCGTACGAGGGGCGCGGACCACGCCTTCCTGGATCACCGAGATCGCGAGCCGCCCGTCCTGGGTGTAGATGCGCGCCTGGCCGAGACCGCGGCCGCCGTACGCGGACGGCGACTCCTGGTCGTAGAGCAGCCATTCGTCGGCGCGGAACGGCCGGTGGAACCACATCGCGTGGTCCAGGGAGGCCCCGACGACGTCCCCCACGGCCCAGCCGCCGCGCCCGTGCGCGAGCAGCACCGAGTCCAGGAGGGTCATGTCGGAGACGTAGGTGGCGAGGACGACGTGCAGCAGCGGGTCGTCCGCGAGCTTGCCGTTGGTGCGGAACCACACCTGCGAGTGCGGCTCGCGCGGTTCGCCGAACTTCCCGTACGGCGGCTCGTCGACGTAGCGCAGGTCGATCGCCTCGCGGGCCTCCAGGAACCGTTCGACCACGTCCGGGTCGAGGTGGCCGTAGCCGGCCAGCCGGTCCTGCGAGGTGGGCAGGGTGGCCGGGTCGGGCGAGGGCGGCATCGGCGCCTGGTGGTCGAGCCCCTCCTCGTGCGTCTGGAAGGACGCGGAGAGGTGGAAGATCGGTTTGCCGTGCTGGACGGCGACCACGCGGCGGGTGGTGAAGGAGCGGCCGTCCCGGATGCGGTCGACGTTGTAGACGATCGGCGCCCCGGGGTCGCCCATGCGCAGGAAGTACGCGTGCAGGGAGTGGGCGGGCCGGTCCGCGGGGACCGTCCGCCCGGCGGCGACCAGCGCCTGCGCCGCGACCTGCCCGCCGAAGACGCGCGGGACGACGGCGGAGCGGGACTGCCCGCGGAAGATGTCCTCCTCGATCTGCTCCAGGTCGAGCAGATCGAGGAGGTCCTGAAGTGCCTTGCTCATGGCGTCAGTTGTACCGGCCAACGATTGCCGGAACCTTACAGACCCATGTCCTTGGCGATGATCGACTTCATGATCTCGCTGGTGCCGCCGTAGATCCGGTTGACGCGGTTGTCCGCGTACAGGCGGGCGATCGGGTACTCGTTCATGAAGCCGTAGCCGCCGTGGAGCTGGAGGCAGCGGTCGATGACGCGGTGGGCGACCTCGGTGGCGAACAGCTTGGCGCTGGCGGCCTCGGCGGGGGTCAGCTCACCGGCGTCGAGGGCCTCCGTGGCGCGGTCGACGACGGCCTCGGCCGCGTCCACCTCGGCCTGGCAGGCGGCCAGCTCGAACTTGGTGTTCTGGAAGGACGCGACGGTCTGGCCGAACACGGTGCGCTGCTGGACGTACTCCTTGGCGAACCGGATCGCGGCCTTGGCCTGCGCGTAGGCGCCGAAGGCGATGCCCCAGCGCTCGGAGGCGAGGTTGTGGCCGAGGTAGTAGAAGCCCTTGTTCTCCTCGCCGAGGAGGTCCTCGACGGGCACCTTGACGTCGACGAACGCCAGCTCGGCGGTGTCGGAGGTCTTCAGGCCGAGCTTGTCGAGCTTGCGGCCGACCGAGTAGCCCTCGGCCTTGGTGTCCACGACGAAGAGGGAGATGCCGTGGCGGCGGTCCTCGGCGGTGGGCGCGGCGGTGCGGGCGCAGACGATCATGCGGTCGGCGTGGACACCGCCGGTGATGAAGGTCTTGGCGCCGTTGAGGACGTAGTGCGTGCCGTCCTCGGAGAGCTTGGCGGTGGTCTTCATGCCCGCGAGGTCGGAGCCGGTGCCCGGCTCGGTCATCGCGATGGCCCACATCTCCTCGCCGGAGACGAACTTCGGCAGGTACCGCTTCTTCTGCTCGTCGGTGGCGAGCAGCTTGATGTACGGCAGGCCGAGCAGCACGTGCACGCCGGAGCCGCCGAGGGTGACGCCCGCGCGGGCGGTCTCCTCGTACAGGACGGCCTCGAACTTGTAGGAGTCGATGCCGGCGCCGCCGTACTCCTCGTCGACGCGGATGCCGAAGACGCCCAGCTCGGCGAGCTTGTAGTAAAACTCGCGCGGCGCCTGGCCGGCGGCGAACCACTCGTCGTAGACCGGGACGACCTCGGCCTCGATGAAGGCCCGGAGAGTCTCCCGGAACGCCTCGTGGTCCTCGTTGAACACCGTACGGCGCACTCTCCGCCACCTCCAGTACCGCGTCGTGCACGCTGTGCACATCTGTCATGTCTAAGCGCTTGCTCAGATACAACCGTACCGGCGGGTAGGAGCAGCCGTCCAGGGTGCGGCGGGGGTAACGCTCGTCACGCCCCCGCGGGCCGTCCGGAGGCGGCGGCCGCCTCGAAGGCGCCGCGCGCCATCCGGTGCAGCAGCTCCGCCGTGGTCGCGCGGCCCGGCAGGGCGCCCGGGCGGCCGAGGTGCGGGGTGGAGTTCAGCAGGCCGAACACCGAGTGCACGGCGGAGCGGGCGGCCGGCTCGGCGAGGTCCGGGTAGACCGCGCGCAGCACCTCCACCCACAGCTCGACGTACTGCCGCTGGAGCTGGCGGACCAGCTTGCGGTCGCTGTCGCGCAGGCGGTCCAGCTCGCGGTCGTGCAGGGTGATCAGGGGACGGTCGTCGATCGCGAAGTCGATGTGCCCCTCGATGAGCGAGTCGAGGACCGCCTCCGCCGGGTCCCCGTCGGCCTCCGCCCGGCGGCGCCGGGCACCGGTGAGCAGTTGGCCGCTGATGCCCACCAGCAGCTCGGCGAGCATCGCGTCCTTGCCGGGGAAGTGCCGGTAGAGCCCGGGGCCGCTGATGCCGACGGCGGCCCCTATCTCGTCGACCCCGACGCCGTGGAAACCGCGTTCGGCGAAGAGGCGGGCGGCCTCCTTGAGGATCTGCTCACGGCGGGTGGGGGCGTCGGTTCTGGTGGCCATGCGGCCAATTCTAGACAGGGAGGTTAGCGGTCGTTAACCTGAAGGAAATGGTTAACGCTCATTAACAGGCGATCACTGGGTGAGGGGAACCGCAGGATGGAGCAGGCACCGGAGCTGACGAGCGCGGCGGATCCCGCGTCGGAAGCCTGGCGGGCCAATGAAGAGGCCCACCGCGCACTCGTCGAGGAGCTGCACGGCAAGCTGGCCGCCGCCCGGCTCGGCGGCGGCGAGAAGGCCCGCGCCCGGCACACCGCGCGCGGCAAGCTGCTGCCCAGGGACCGGGTGGACACCCTGCTGGACCCGGGGTCGCCGTTCCTGGAGCTGGCCCCGCTGGCCGCCGACGGGTTGTACGAGGGACAGGCACCGGCCGCCGGGGTCATCGCCGGCATCGGCCGGGTGAGCGGCCGCGAGTGCGTGATCGTGGCGAACGACGCGACGGTCAAGGGCGGCACCTACTACCCGATGACGGTGAAGAAGCATCTGCGCGCCCAGGAGGTCGCGCTGGAGAACCGCCTGCCCTGTCTGTACCTGGTGGACTCCGGCGGCGCCTTCCTGCCCATGCAGGACGAGGTCTTCCCCGACCGCGAGCACTTCGGGCGGATCTTCTACAACCAGGCCCGGATGTCCGGCGCCGGCATCCCGCAGATCGCGGCCGTCCTCGGCTCCTGCACGGCCGGAGGGGCGTATGTCCCGGCGATGAGCGACGAGGCGGTGATCGTCCGCAACCAGGGCACGATCTTCCTCGGCGGCCCCCCGCTGGTGAAGGCCGCCACCGGCGAGGTCGTCACCGCGGAGGAGCTGGGCGGCGGCGAGGTGCACTCCCGGGTCTCCGGCGTCACCGACCACCTCGCCGAGGACGACGCGCACGCCCTGCGGATCGTGCGGAACATCGTCGCCACGCTGCCCGCGCGCGGGCCGCTGCCCTGGAAGGTCACCCCGTCCGTCGAGCCCAAGGTCGACCCCTACGGGCTGTACGGCGCGGTCCCGGTCGACTCCCGCACCCCCTACGACGTCCGCGAGATCATCGCGCGCGTGGTCGACGGCTCCCGGTTCGCGGAGTTCAAGGCCGAGTTCGGGCAGACCCTGGTCACCGGCTTCGCCCGGATCCACGGCCACCCGGTCGGGATCGTCGCGAACAACGGCATCCTGTTCTCCGAGTCCGCCCAGAAGGGCGCCCACTTCATCGAGCTGTGCGACCAGCGCGGCATCCCGCTGGTGTTCCTCCAGAACATCTCCGGCTTCATGGTCGGCCGGGACTACGAGGCGGGCGGCATCGCCAAGCACGGCGCGAAGATGGTGACGGCGGTCGCCTGCACCCGCGTGCCCAAGCTGACGGTCGTGGTCGGCGGCTCCTACGGCGCGGGGAACTACTCGATGTGCGGCCGCGCCTACTCGCCCCGCTTCCTGTGGATGTGGCCCGGCGCCAAGATCTCGGTGATGGGCGGCGAGCAGGCCGCCTCCGTCCTCGCCACCGTCAAGCGCGACCAGCTCCAGGCCCGCGGCGAGGAGTGGCCCGCCGAGGCGGAGGAATCCTTCAAGGACCCGATCCGGGCCCAGTACGAGCGCCAGGGCAACGCCTACTACGCGACCGCCCGGCTCTGGGACGACGGGGTCATCGAACCGCTGGAGACCCGGCAGGTGCTGGGCCTCGCGCTGACCGCCTGTGCCAACGCGCCCCTGGGAGACCCCCAGTTCGGCGTCTTCCGGATGTGAGGGACTTGCAGACGATGTTCGACACCGTGCTCGTCGCCAACCGGGGCGAGATCGCCGTCCGGGTGATCCGGACCCTGCGCGCGATGGGCGTGCGCTCGGTCGCCGTGTTCTCCGACGCCGACGCCGACGCGCGGCACGTCCGCGAGGCCGACACCGCCGTACGGATCGGTCCGGCGCCGGCCGCCGAGAGCTATCTGTCGGTGGAACGGCTCCTGGAGGCGGCCGCCCGCACCGGCGCGCAGGCCGTGCACCCGGGGTACGGCTTCCTCGCCGAGAACGCCGGCTTCGCGCGCGCCTGCGCCGACGCCGGGCTGGTCTTCATCGGGCCGCCCGCCGACGCCATCGCCCTGATGGGCGACAAGATCCGCGCCAAGGAGACGGTGATGGCCGCCGGGGTGCCGGTGGTGCCCGGCTCCACTGGCAGCGGGCTCAGCGACGAGCAACTCGTCGCCGCCGCACGCGAGATCGGCGTCCCCGTGCTGCTGAAGCCGTCCGCGGGCGGCGGCGGCAAGGGCATGCGGCTGGTGCGGGAGACGTCCGCGCTGGCCGAGGAGATCGCCGCCGCCCGCCGCGAGGCCCGCGCCTCCTTCGGCGACGACACGCTCCTCGTGGAGCGGTGGATCGACCGCCCCCGGCACATCGAGATCCAGGTCCTGGCCGACGGCCACGGCAACGTCGTGCACCTGGGCGAGCGCGAGTGCTCGCTCCAGCGCCGGCACCAGAAGGTGATCGAGGAGGCGCCCAGCGTGCTGCTCGACGAGCGCACCCGGGCGGCTATGGGCGAGGCGGCCGTGCAGGCGGCCCGCTCCTGCGGCTACCGGGGCGCGGGCACGGTGGAGTTCATCGTCCCCGGCGGCGACCCGTCCTCGTACTACTTCATGGAGATGAACACCCGCCTCCAGGTGGAGCATCCGGTGACCGAGCTGGTGACCGGCCTCGACCTGGTGGAGTGGCAGCTCCGGGTGGCGGCCGGTGAGCCGCTGTCCTTCGGGCAGGAGGACGTGCGCCTCACCGGGCACGCGATCGAGGCCCGGATCTGCGCCGAGGACCCTTCCAGGGGCTTCCTGCCGTCCGGCGGCACGGTCCTCGCGCTGCGCGAGCCGGGCGGCGACGGCGTGCGCACCGACTCCGGGCTCAGCGAGGGCACCGAGGTGGGCAGCCTGTACGACCCGATGCTGTCCAAGGTGATCGCCTACGGCCCCGACCGCCCGACCGCGCTCAGGAAACTGCGCGCCGCCCTCGCGGAGACGGTCACGCTGGGCGTGCCGACCAACGCCGGGTTCCTGCGCCGGCTGCTCGCGCATCCGGCGGTCGTGGCCGGGGAGCTGGACACCGGTCTGGTCGAGCGGGTCGCCGACACGCTGGTGCCGGGCGAGGTGCCGGAGGAGGTCTACGAGGCCGCCGCCGCCGTCCGTCTGGAGGCGCTGCGGCCCACGGGCGAGGGGTGGACCGACCCGTTCTCGGTGCCGAACGGGTGGCGGCTGGGCGGGACACCGCGGGCCGTCGGCTTCCCCCTGCGAGTGACGGGACTCGAACCCGTCGTCCACGAGCAGCGCGGCACCCACACCGTCACCCCCCACCAGGTGTCCGTCACCCTCGACGGCGTCCGGCACACCTTCGACCGCGCCGGTGACTGGCTCGGCCGGGACGGCGACGCCTGGCACGTGCGCGACCACGACCCGGTGGCCGCCTCCCTGACCGGCTCCGCGTTCGCCGGCGCCGACTCGCTCACCGCGCCCATGCCCGGCACGGTCACGGTGGTCAAGGTCGCCGTCGGCGACGAGGTGGCCGCGGGCCAGAGCCTGCTCGTGGTGGAGGCGATGAAGATGGAGCACGTCATCTCCGCCCCGCACGCCGGCACGGTCGCCGAGCTGGACGTCACCCCGGGGTCGACCGTCGCCATGGACCAGGTGCTGGCCGTCGTCACCCCGCACGAGGAGGCAGCGGAATGACCTCTCAGGGAATCCAGGGAACTCAGGGAACTCAGGAAGTTCAGGGAACTCAGGGAGTCCAGGGCCTGCCCATGCCC encodes:
- a CDS encoding endonuclease I family protein — its product is MALATVTLLVGLTVPALTATPAAATTTAYDSTYYKNAVGKTGTSLKSSLHTIISTQTKISYSAVWNALKATDQDPNNSGNVILLYSGVSRSKSLNGGDVGDWNREHTWAKSHGDFGEATGPGTDLHHLRPADVQVNSIRGNLDFDNGGSSVTNGGGSKVDSDSFEPRDADKGDVARMILYMAVRYDGGDGFADLEPNEKVNNGSNPYIGKLAVLKAWNEQDPPSAFEERRNQVIYDTYQHNRNPFIDHPEWVEAIW
- a CDS encoding thiamine pyrophosphate-binding protein codes for the protein MTHDHDLVLRPTAAQTEAALDPPPGRTGGDLVVETLAGLGATTVFGLPGQHALGVFDALRRSTLRYIGLRVENNAGFAADAYGRITGEAAPLLLSTGPGALTSLAALQEAAAASAPVLAICSQVPTAGLGGGRHGHLHELPDQAASFRGVVKSVHTVRAQSQIPSAIEAAWKSALTVPHGPVWVEIPQDVLVAPTSIPVVTGGDAFPDELPPRPELTAVAAHLLSNAARPAIIAGGGVVRSDASGKLRRLAEVLKAPVVTTPGGKGAFPWTHPLSLQSWMEDRHTTDFLEDADVLLVVGSGLGELSSNYHTFWPRGRIVQIEADLGKLESNHPALGIHADARLALQALLETVEEREDELAPDRVRQVLALIAERIASQELTLEQQVLASVRTALPADSPSFWDMTILAYWAWSAFDAKGPNHMHSAQGAGGLGYAFPAALGAAVADPTRPVLAVSGDGGALYSIAELATARQHGLDVTWLIVDDGGYGILREYMTDAYGEATATDLTRPDFVTLAESFGVPAALTSPETLETDLTKALATPGPSVVVLPAVLRMFAPTHLD
- the speB gene encoding agmatinase; this encodes MSGNETPRGPVDSSRVPRYAGPATFARLPRLDEVGRADVAVVGVPFDSGVSYRPGARFGGNAIREASRLLRPYNPAQDASPFALAQVADGGDIAVNPFNIHEAVETIEAAADELLGTGARLMTLGGDHTIALPLLRSVAKKHGPVALLHFDAHLDTWDTYFGAEYTHGTPFRRAVEEGILDTEALSHVGTRGPLYGKQDLTDDEKMGFGIVTSADIYRRGADEVADQLRQRIGDRPLYISIDIDCLDPAHAPGTGTPEAGGMTSRELLEILRGLASCNLVSADVVEVAPAYDHAEITSVAASHTAYELTTIMSRQIAEARAK
- a CDS encoding PucR family transcriptional regulator, which produces MQTGMHTVPEPSPPPTPPVPLTALLAREDLALRQIAGPAAAGTVLHGAHTSEMADPYPYLLGGELLLTAGVHIPEAAGSGTYFDDYVSRIVAAGGAALGFGVAPVHDTVPWALVASCETYGLPLLEVPPRTTFAAVGRAVWQLMEHARTAELRRVTEAQQSLAAAASRPDPVPAVLHRLARHLGGRAVLYGPEGAEIAAAGRTREGSPRAHEDTDRTADDSPDALTALARLLVARGSASASDTTPAGIHLTAYALGAGQGFVLGVAAGRRDPGDHTIASVAAVLLSLLTGEQHSGSGAARSSALVRLLLGDTAEDVVPLLGGDRWLVVHARPEERAPDALAASALGAALGSPLVDLAGDVVRVLVPAGREPGPQPGWTLGVSAAVAPGGWRAADTQAARALGRARATRTALVRYGIRAALAELVPPDEAEAHARALLAPLADNPALTETLRTWLSLHGSWDRTAVALSVHRNTVRQRIARCAALLGTDPDDPDVRMELWFALRRAER
- a CDS encoding phosphatase; the encoded protein is MPIPGTPSRAELVDHLVKTRIAGDVATPRENNLSHYRQLANGNRHYWFGLELGDRWSDEQDVLAVMAERVGVNDDPEYRYGQDTIDPELTVDGLERMAGRLRKAAEDRQRVLLATGHPGGLLDVHRATAAALRKAGCEIVVIPEGLQTDEGYVWQLADVAVLEHGASLWHTHSGEPMKAILTGLERSGRPLPDLVVADHGWAGYAGQHGVDSVGYADSNDPALFVAESEGTVQVTVPLDDHVKSPRHYDPMTAYLLAQAGLD
- a CDS encoding acyl-CoA thioesterase, translating into MSKALQDLLDLLDLEQIEEDIFRGQSRSAVVPRVFGGQVAAQALVAAGRTVPADRPAHSLHAYFLRMGDPGAPIVYNVDRIRDGRSFTTRRVVAVQHGKPIFHLSASFQTHEEGLDHQAPMPPSPDPATLPTSQDRLAGYGHLDPDVVERFLEAREAIDLRYVDEPPYGKFGEPREPHSQVWFRTNGKLADDPLLHVVLATYVSDMTLLDSVLLAHGRGGWAVGDVVGASLDHAMWFHRPFRADEWLLYDQESPSAYGGRGLGQARIYTQDGRLAISVIQEGVVRAPRTD
- a CDS encoding acyl-CoA dehydrogenase family protein: MRRTVFNEDHEAFRETLRAFIEAEVVPVYDEWFAAGQAPREFYYKLAELGVFGIRVDEEYGGAGIDSYKFEAVLYEETARAGVTLGGSGVHVLLGLPYIKLLATDEQKKRYLPKFVSGEEMWAIAMTEPGTGSDLAGMKTTAKLSEDGTHYVLNGAKTFITGGVHADRMIVCARTAAPTAEDRRHGISLFVVDTKAEGYSVGRKLDKLGLKTSDTAELAFVDVKVPVEDLLGEENKGFYYLGHNLASERWGIAFGAYAQAKAAIRFAKEYVQQRTVFGQTVASFQNTKFELAACQAEVDAAEAVVDRATEALDAGELTPAEAASAKLFATEVAHRVIDRCLQLHGGYGFMNEYPIARLYADNRVNRIYGGTSEIMKSIIAKDMGL